Proteins encoded together in one Streptomyces sp. TLI_171 window:
- a CDS encoding DUF2236 domain-containing protein, translating into MSVPDRPRDAFAELVLHRSPQRARVGLTLGFVRTFAVPEIAEVLSGTGRLAAAPKARAKATGAMMFALIGHGVDSERGREIVAELAALHRLPGVDAELMRYVLACFTVCPVEFAAGDPPARAAAFAFQAELSEALGLPPLPGPGIAEIAVWMREFESARFAPSPAGRALWQSVAGLFAARLPGPLSRLAPAFAAALLDAPLRAAFAVPRPPWPLRAAAAVAFRLTR; encoded by the coding sequence GTGAGCGTTCCCGACCGACCCCGGGACGCCTTCGCGGAGTTGGTGCTGCACCGCTCCCCGCAACGGGCCCGGGTCGGCCTGACGCTCGGCTTCGTGCGCACCTTCGCCGTCCCGGAGATCGCCGAAGTGCTCTCCGGGACGGGCCGGTTGGCGGCCGCACCGAAGGCCAGGGCGAAGGCCACCGGGGCGATGATGTTCGCGCTGATCGGCCACGGGGTCGACAGCGAGCGGGGCCGGGAGATCGTCGCCGAGCTCGCCGCACTGCACCGGCTCCCCGGCGTGGACGCCGAGTTGATGCGCTACGTGCTGGCCTGCTTCACCGTCTGCCCGGTCGAGTTCGCGGCCGGCGACCCGCCCGCCCGGGCGGCCGCGTTCGCCTTCCAGGCCGAGCTGTCCGAGGCCCTCGGCCTGCCGCCGCTGCCCGGCCCGGGGATCGCCGAGATCGCCGTCTGGATGCGGGAGTTCGAGTCCGCCAGGTTCGCCCCCAGCCCGGCCGGACGGGCGCTGTGGCAGTCCGTCGCCGGTCTGTTCGCCGCCCGGCTGCCCGGCCCGCTGTCCCGGCTCGCCCCGGCCTTCGCCGCCGCCCTGCTGGACGCCCCGCTGCGCGCCGCGTTCGCCGTCCCCCGCCCGCCCTGGCCGCTGCGGGCCGCCGCGGCCGTGGC